One window of Candidatus Nitrospira kreftii genomic DNA carries:
- a CDS encoding hypothetical protein (conserved exported protein of unknown function) yields MNKSTMQIATLSTGLLLAGILVLQGCAAPQPAPDLLAPTEAQMKIRSLQTRAFDLTDRNAAIRGVIASLQDLGFIIERANEGLGLVTAARFAEPNYYDVVTITVTVRQETADKMSFRASAIYNNKPIEDPKVYQNFFAALQRALFLSQESIPSS; encoded by the coding sequence ATGAATAAATCTACGATGCAGATCGCTACACTCAGTACGGGCCTTCTACTCGCCGGAATCCTCGTCCTACAGGGCTGCGCGGCACCGCAGCCCGCACCGGACTTGCTGGCCCCAACCGAGGCGCAGATGAAGATCCGAAGCCTTCAAACCAGAGCCTTTGACCTCACAGACCGGAACGCCGCGATTCGAGGCGTCATCGCCTCCCTGCAGGACCTGGGTTTCATCATCGAGCGCGCCAACGAAGGACTTGGACTTGTGACCGCGGCGAGATTCGCCGAGCCCAACTACTACGACGTCGTCACCATCACCGTGACAGTGCGGCAGGAGACGGCGGACAAGATGAGCTTCCGCGCGAGCGCGATCTATAATAATAAGCCCATCGAAGACCCGAAGGTGTACCAGAACTTCTTCGCTGCGCTGCAACGCGCCCTGTTTCTCTCTCAAGAGTCGATACCCTCGTCATGA
- a CDS encoding hypothetical protein (conserved protein of unknown function), producing the protein MKSFWSILSLCLLIAATGCGGKAEIKEDRLTVGKVQGEIKVGMPGSQVAELLGSPNIVTTDEKRREVWIYDKVSTDRVDTASSTFASIIILGATSRDSSSSQRQRTLTIIIKYDEEKKVRDFAYNYTQF; encoded by the coding sequence ATGAAATCGTTTTGGAGCATCCTAAGCCTGTGTCTGCTCATTGCCGCCACAGGCTGCGGCGGGAAAGCTGAGATCAAGGAAGACCGTCTTACCGTCGGCAAGGTGCAGGGCGAAATCAAAGTCGGGATGCCTGGTTCACAGGTGGCCGAACTGCTCGGGAGTCCCAATATCGTGACCACGGACGAGAAACGGCGCGAGGTCTGGATCTACGATAAGGTTTCCACTGATCGCGTGGATACGGCCAGCTCAACCTTCGCGAGCATCATCATTCTCGGCGCCACTTCGCGCGACAGTTCGAGCTCGCAGCGTCAACGGACCCTCACCATCATCATTAAGTACGACGAAGAGAAGAAGGTCCGGGACTTTGCCTACAACTACACCCAGTTCTGA
- a CDS encoding hypothetical protein (conserved protein of unknown function) — MVGKGRPFGPILALAFLSGCVGHTEPAELFALTPDMPKNRAMQTRMFETPNERELLSASAAVLQDLGFQVEESQRHVGFLRATKERSAREYGQYVRQVLVLIFSLGKLMQPVDLHQKIAASMISRPLNPEATRQEVRIMFYRVVWKGDGQVDNQYIPPGEQYMEMIRDPEIYQQFFAKLSKAVFLEAHRI, encoded by the coding sequence ATGGTTGGAAAAGGTCGACCTTTTGGCCCGATCCTAGCCCTTGCGTTTCTGAGCGGCTGCGTCGGCCATACCGAACCGGCCGAGCTCTTCGCACTGACGCCGGACATGCCGAAGAACCGGGCGATGCAGACCAGAATGTTCGAAACACCGAATGAACGGGAACTCCTCTCCGCCTCGGCCGCCGTACTCCAAGACTTGGGTTTTCAGGTCGAAGAAAGCCAGCGGCACGTCGGCTTCCTGCGCGCGACAAAGGAACGCAGCGCTCGCGAGTATGGCCAATATGTCAGACAAGTATTGGTGCTGATTTTCTCCCTCGGAAAACTCATGCAGCCGGTGGACCTCCATCAAAAGATCGCCGCATCCATGATCTCCCGTCCGCTGAATCCTGAAGCCACCCGCCAGGAAGTCCGCATTATGTTTTACCGAGTCGTCTGGAAGGGGGACGGACAAGTCGACAATCAATACATCCCGCCCGGTGAACAATATATGGAAATGATCCGGGACCCGGAAATCTATCAGCAATTTTTCGCCAAACTCTCCAAGGCCGTCTTCCTGGAGGCGCATCGAATCTGA
- a CDS encoding hypothetical protein (conserved protein of unknown function), which yields MKRLFLVVLFMFGYDLGYAGWVALEKQYQPTGLETVYFDPNTIQREGERVTLWQLTDIKWNSMTRFLSYKTHKEFDCEGSRVRVLQVIEFSRQMGTGRSTAGYIKNGGWQVIEMHSADHALSETACGTR from the coding sequence ATGAAGCGCCTGTTCCTCGTCGTCCTGTTCATGTTCGGTTATGACCTGGGTTATGCGGGATGGGTCGCCCTCGAGAAACAGTATCAACCGACCGGTCTCGAAACGGTGTACTTCGATCCGAACACGATTCAACGAGAAGGCGAGCGGGTAACGCTGTGGCAGTTGACTGATATCAAGTGGAACAGCATGACACGATTCTTATCTTACAAGACACATAAGGAATTTGACTGTGAAGGATCGCGCGTTCGCGTCCTTCAGGTCATAGAGTTTTCTCGACAGATGGGCACCGGTCGATCCACCGCCGGCTACATCAAAAATGGCGGCTGGCAGGTGATTGAGATGCACAGCGCCGATCACGCCCTCTCGGAAACCGCTTGCGGGACGCGCTAG
- a CDS encoding GMC oxidoreductase, which yields MTFTPSTYVNFVSEDTAARERLFLEYIGWREDFDIIIVGSGIGGGVLADDLADRLGSQKRILVLEAGSFLYPTHVYNISRIPNSSLARHFGCDTFWQAGNNGAQNYIGEKPQLNFGGRSIFWSGLIPSIQGWELDYFPLRVRQDLTSGLLDQAGQTMNESTSMGATAQAVVGRLRESSLDADFIIEETPRALHQPYLKPDGTPKDEFFTEGTGVFNTAELLVNQVGLTPGVSHGDGPGLHLLLNHYVEDVQNHGGHLTLVARNTRTGQARFFTAGRVVLAAGSIESPKLLRRSSMFPWLSQDVKDLVGRGLTDHPTSNEITTFVTNIGSIPLGQGDHAKIVFYSRGLRDANNEIRYPFNIEMNLNHEYWHLRENDPEAAPPPLTGGAARIDVKFSFGNCLDENNEVKPAPPFGYVPELAFRNQSWADYLAGSRFPALAGWQKNPEQIWDVLNQVTLRIFSQFQLNGQPAQPADNARYGQGGKGFGWGTVHHAVGSLRMPYRPQVDAPFAGHSVVDEDLRVVGTDRLYVCDMSVMPLSSAANPVRTLVGLALRLSRHLD from the coding sequence ATGACTTTCACCCCTTCAACCTACGTGAATTTTGTCTCGGAAGACACGGCCGCCCGGGAGCGTCTGTTTCTGGAGTACATCGGCTGGCGCGAGGATTTCGACATTATTATCGTCGGCTCAGGGATCGGTGGCGGGGTGCTCGCGGATGACTTGGCTGACCGGCTTGGTTCGCAAAAGCGAATTCTCGTGCTGGAGGCCGGATCGTTTCTCTACCCCACCCATGTCTACAACATTTCCCGTATCCCCAACAGCAGCTTAGCAAGACACTTCGGCTGCGATACGTTTTGGCAAGCCGGAAACAACGGCGCGCAGAACTATATTGGCGAAAAGCCACAGCTGAACTTCGGCGGTCGCTCGATTTTTTGGTCGGGATTGATCCCGAGTATCCAAGGCTGGGAGCTGGACTACTTTCCGTTACGGGTTCGGCAAGACTTAACAAGTGGACTGCTGGACCAGGCCGGGCAGACAATGAACGAGTCCACATCGATGGGAGCCACGGCTCAGGCCGTGGTCGGGCGCCTGCGTGAGTCCTCGCTCGACGCCGACTTCATCATTGAGGAAACCCCACGTGCACTGCACCAGCCCTATTTGAAACCAGACGGCACGCCGAAGGACGAGTTCTTCACCGAGGGCACCGGCGTGTTCAATACGGCTGAGCTCCTGGTGAACCAGGTCGGCCTCACACCCGGGGTGAGCCACGGAGACGGGCCTGGCCTCCACTTACTCCTGAACCATTACGTCGAGGATGTGCAGAATCACGGTGGCCATCTGACGCTCGTCGCCCGCAATACTCGGACTGGGCAGGCCCGGTTTTTCACGGCCGGAAGGGTCGTCCTTGCCGCCGGATCGATCGAAAGTCCGAAACTGCTCCGTCGCTCCAGCATGTTCCCATGGTTGTCACAGGACGTGAAGGATCTGGTGGGCCGTGGTCTCACGGATCACCCGACGTCAAACGAGATTACGACGTTCGTGACGAACATCGGTAGTATCCCGCTTGGACAAGGTGATCATGCCAAGATCGTCTTTTACTCCCGCGGCCTGCGTGACGCAAACAACGAGATCCGCTATCCGTTCAATATCGAGATGAACCTCAACCACGAGTACTGGCACCTGCGGGAGAACGACCCCGAAGCGGCACCTCCACCTCTAACCGGCGGAGCGGCCAGGATCGACGTCAAATTCAGCTTCGGCAACTGTCTTGACGAGAACAACGAGGTCAAGCCGGCCCCGCCATTTGGGTATGTGCCGGAGCTCGCGTTCAGGAACCAGAGCTGGGCTGATTATCTGGCTGGATCACGGTTCCCCGCCCTGGCCGGGTGGCAGAAGAATCCCGAGCAGATCTGGGACGTGCTCAATCAGGTGACCCTTCGGATTTTCTCACAGTTTCAGCTCAACGGCCAACCGGCTCAGCCGGCCGATAATGCTCGGTACGGGCAAGGAGGCAAAGGGTTTGGCTGGGGCACGGTGCACCATGCAGTCGGCAGCTTGCGGATGCCCTATCGGCCACAGGTCGACGCGCCGTTTGCAGGCCATTCCGTGGTAGATGAAGACTTGCGCGTGGTCGGGACGGACCGGCTCTATGTGTGCGACATGTCGGTGATGCCGCTCAGCTCCGCAGCCAACCCGGTGCGCACCCTAGTCGGACTCGCCTTGCGGCTCTCGCGGCATCTTGACTGA
- a CDS encoding hypothetical protein (conserved protein of unknown function): protein MPSAHELVQSCTSIFTLPEIYFRVRDVVDDPDSTMDDLAAVLKLDPAISARLLRIVNSPMYGFSKQIDTITHAVNLLGTQAVSDLVTLATIGRTFSGMPVQLMDVPRFWRKSVFCALLAGKTAKACGIDDSERFFIEGLLRDIGHFVLYQTVPQRAQSALIEADYLDNSLAEVEQSNIGCDFAEVGAELIHAWGMPVQIEQAVRYQLSPSEAGDCALHASIVHIAGVVADHEELEPNRRHEVLPFDPFAITTAQFKTPGLSALLIETHAQLQDTLALIHPPAMAA, encoded by the coding sequence ATGCCATCGGCTCACGAGCTGGTTCAGTCCTGTACCTCCATCTTCACATTGCCGGAGATTTACTTTCGTGTGCGGGACGTGGTGGACGATCCCGATTCGACGATGGACGATCTCGCCGCAGTCCTCAAGCTGGATCCGGCCATTTCGGCAAGGTTGCTCCGCATCGTCAATAGCCCTATGTATGGGTTTTCCAAACAGATCGATACCATCACTCACGCCGTCAATCTTCTTGGCACACAGGCTGTCAGCGACCTTGTGACCTTGGCCACCATCGGGCGGACGTTTTCTGGGATGCCGGTTCAACTTATGGACGTCCCCCGGTTCTGGCGCAAAAGCGTGTTCTGTGCCCTCCTTGCCGGAAAGACTGCCAAGGCTTGCGGCATCGACGACAGCGAGCGCTTCTTCATCGAAGGCCTGTTGCGCGACATCGGCCACTTCGTCCTGTATCAGACCGTCCCCCAGAGGGCCCAATCTGCGCTCATCGAGGCGGACTACCTCGACAACTCACTCGCCGAGGTGGAGCAGTCCAATATCGGATGCGACTTCGCTGAAGTGGGTGCGGAACTGATTCACGCATGGGGTATGCCTGTACAGATTGAGCAGGCCGTCCGTTACCAACTCAGCCCAAGCGAGGCTGGCGATTGTGCTCTCCACGCGTCGATTGTTCATATAGCCGGCGTTGTCGCCGATCACGAAGAGCTCGAGCCGAACCGCCGCCATGAGGTCCTGCCGTTCGATCCCTTCGCTATCACCACCGCGCAGTTTAAGACACCCGGCCTCTCGGCGCTGCTCATAGAGACCCATGCGCAACTACAAGATACTCTCGCGCTGATCCACCCTCCCGCCATGGCTGCGTAG
- a CDS encoding hypothetical protein (conserved exported protein of unknown function) produces the protein MLPSSRHRVVIALSFLLSLTSCSDTDFVVRPPAPEKLSTIENPIVGTTDSVISVPVQLDLSPFLQAVNDQNMIPKKFDHWGSFIKHPKGVEYKYYAERDDFSIERSGSQQMGGAEPGMSNGDLSLRNWWKGIDLSGSSISVSAPLRYKIGLHPHSQIDDAPAQCGDGSEWPKQGTLKGSIAMAMMPNYGVSASLRGVTVNPVDPCKLRMADMDLYPVVNAKLSEHVKGGLSKAVSQLNTLTVRSHAEEVWSALRNPIQLEPDVWLLLNIDKVKHGGFSGDGHVVNDTLQITGNPVIVYGAEPSATSAALPQIETEPVSPEFRGVADVQGDYSGTRSASNRFHVLSDTQVDYSTLSKSLSNRLRGKRVVNKGNFIQVTGATISGLGANQVLLRVDFTGDARGHVYLIGKPEINAMTQTVYLGGLRYDPKTTHLLQTAVPEWFYHAPLREAITPEIVFGVTPMIDRLRDLVKTGLNRTLSPTVSMQGTVTSMQGVAVFADIDALHVRAMSDGTLNVAVGSKP, from the coding sequence ATGCTTCCTAGTTCAAGACACCGTGTCGTTATCGCCTTGTCGTTCCTGTTGTCGTTGACGAGTTGTTCCGATACCGATTTTGTCGTTCGCCCTCCGGCACCGGAGAAACTCTCGACAATAGAAAACCCAATCGTCGGGACCACGGATTCCGTCATCAGCGTGCCGGTGCAGCTGGACCTTTCGCCTTTTCTTCAAGCTGTCAACGATCAGAACATGATCCCGAAGAAGTTCGATCATTGGGGGAGCTTTATCAAGCATCCTAAAGGCGTGGAGTACAAATACTACGCAGAACGGGATGACTTTTCCATCGAGCGATCTGGTTCTCAGCAAATGGGTGGCGCCGAGCCCGGTATGTCGAACGGAGATCTGTCGCTCAGAAATTGGTGGAAAGGCATTGATCTCTCAGGGTCATCGATCTCCGTGAGCGCCCCTCTTCGCTATAAGATTGGTTTGCACCCCCATTCTCAGATCGATGATGCCCCTGCTCAGTGTGGCGACGGCAGTGAATGGCCAAAGCAAGGCACGCTCAAAGGAAGCATCGCGATGGCGATGATGCCGAATTATGGCGTGTCGGCGTCCCTGCGGGGTGTGACGGTGAATCCCGTCGATCCGTGCAAGCTACGCATGGCGGATATGGACCTGTATCCGGTCGTCAATGCCAAACTCTCGGAGCACGTCAAAGGCGGACTGAGTAAGGCTGTCTCACAGCTTAATACACTGACCGTCAGATCTCACGCCGAAGAGGTCTGGAGTGCGCTGCGCAATCCTATCCAGTTGGAACCGGATGTCTGGCTCCTGCTCAATATCGACAAGGTGAAACATGGTGGATTTTCTGGGGATGGTCACGTGGTGAATGACACTCTTCAGATTACTGGCAACCCGGTAATCGTCTATGGTGCTGAACCATCTGCTACATCCGCTGCACTTCCTCAGATCGAAACTGAACCGGTTTCCCCGGAATTTCGCGGCGTAGCAGATGTCCAAGGAGACTATTCAGGGACGCGGTCGGCTTCCAATAGATTTCACGTTCTGAGCGACACCCAGGTCGATTACAGTACGCTTTCGAAGTCGCTTTCGAACCGACTCAGAGGGAAACGCGTCGTCAATAAAGGTAACTTTATTCAGGTGACAGGCGCCACGATTTCCGGCTTGGGGGCCAACCAAGTGCTTTTGCGTGTTGATTTTACAGGAGACGCGCGCGGCCACGTGTATTTGATCGGGAAACCGGAGATCAATGCGATGACACAGACTGTCTATCTCGGTGGTCTTCGCTATGATCCCAAGACTACTCATCTGCTGCAGACAGCGGTCCCCGAGTGGTTCTATCACGCGCCGCTCCGAGAGGCCATTACCCCAGAAATCGTGTTCGGAGTGACCCCGATGATCGACCGATTACGAGATCTTGTGAAAACCGGGCTGAATCGAACACTGAGTCCCACCGTCTCAATGCAGGGGACCGTGACGTCGATGCAAGGCGTCGCCGTGTTCGCCGACATTGATGCGCTGCATGTTCGAGCGATGAGCGATGGAACGCTCAATGTGGCCGTGGGCAGTAAGCCCTGA
- a CDS encoding glutamine synthetase has protein sequence MNVREVLEFAKKHRVRMVDLKFVDLPGVWQHMTIPLSELTEALFKDGSGLDGSSIRGWKAINNSDLLVVPDPETACLDPFTAVPTLSMTGNVVDPISRENYERDPRFIAQKAEKYLQNTKIGDSSFWGPEAEFFIFDHARYDQTSHSGFYYVDSEEGVWNMGQEGINLGGKIRHKQGYFPVAPADTQQDIRSEMVLEMEKAGIVVEKHHHETASAGQAEIDIRFDSLVRTADKMMMYKYIVKNVARRHGKTATFMPKPLFSDAGSGMHTHQSIWKDGKPLFAGKDYAGISQMCLYYIGGILKHAPALAAFTNPTTNSYKRITPGFEAPVLLAYSSRNRSAGVRIPMYSPSPKAKRIEVRFPDPSCNPYLAFSAMLMAGLDGIQNKINPGEPAEKDLYDLDPKEAASIPTMPGSLDEAIGSLEKDHQFLLKGEVFTEDLIEAWIGYKRTKEIDQMRLRPHPYEFFLYYDV, from the coding sequence ATGAACGTGCGCGAGGTGTTGGAGTTCGCCAAGAAGCATAGGGTGAGGATGGTAGACCTGAAGTTCGTCGACTTGCCGGGTGTGTGGCAACACATGACCATCCCTCTGAGTGAACTGACAGAAGCCCTATTCAAGGACGGTTCCGGCCTTGATGGATCATCAATTCGTGGCTGGAAGGCTATTAACAACAGCGACTTATTGGTGGTTCCCGATCCCGAGACGGCCTGCTTGGATCCCTTTACAGCAGTCCCGACGCTCAGCATGACCGGCAATGTTGTGGATCCGATCTCACGAGAAAATTACGAACGCGATCCCCGATTTATCGCGCAGAAGGCGGAGAAATATCTCCAGAATACAAAAATTGGGGACAGCTCGTTCTGGGGGCCGGAGGCGGAATTTTTTATTTTTGATCATGCGCGTTACGACCAAACCAGCCATAGCGGCTTCTACTATGTAGATTCCGAAGAAGGCGTATGGAACATGGGGCAAGAGGGCATCAACTTAGGGGGGAAGATCCGCCATAAACAAGGATATTTCCCCGTCGCTCCGGCAGACACGCAACAGGATATCCGGAGTGAGATGGTCCTTGAAATGGAAAAAGCCGGCATCGTGGTGGAAAAACATCATCACGAAACGGCCTCGGCCGGCCAGGCCGAAATTGATATTCGTTTTGATTCTCTCGTGCGAACTGCCGACAAGATGATGATGTACAAATACATCGTGAAAAACGTGGCTCGTCGGCACGGGAAGACGGCGACGTTCATGCCGAAGCCGCTGTTCAGCGATGCCGGATCCGGTATGCACACTCATCAGAGCATTTGGAAGGATGGAAAGCCGCTCTTTGCCGGGAAGGACTATGCCGGCATCTCACAGATGTGTTTGTATTATATCGGAGGCATTCTGAAACATGCGCCGGCGCTGGCTGCGTTTACGAATCCGACAACGAATTCGTACAAGCGCATCACGCCGGGATTTGAAGCGCCGGTTCTTCTCGCCTATTCCAGCCGGAATCGGTCGGCCGGCGTCCGTATCCCGATGTACTCTCCAAGTCCGAAGGCTAAACGCATCGAAGTGCGGTTTCCTGACCCCTCATGCAATCCGTACTTAGCATTCTCCGCGATGCTCATGGCGGGTCTGGACGGTATCCAGAACAAGATCAACCCCGGTGAGCCGGCAGAAAAGGACCTCTATGATCTTGATCCAAAAGAGGCCGCCAGTATCCCCACGATGCCTGGGAGTCTTGATGAAGCGATCGGTAGTCTAGAGAAAGATCATCAGTTTCTGCTCAAGGGAGAGGTATTTACCGAGGATCTGATCGAGGCTTGGATCGGCTATAAGCGAACCAAGGAAATCGATCAGATGCGTCTTCGACCGCATCCCTATGAGTTTTTCTTATATTATGATGTCTAG
- a CDS encoding hypothetical protein (conserved protein of unknown function) encodes MTNNQSLNSRRSLQMLLPTVVAGAVLLTACSPYEMRHDNQSDARTQIWLSEESQVKVRAAQTRVFDTKDRRKMLQAIIMTLQDLNCKIDVLDEELGIVSAKKYLDLEQPTFLDPSYVLYRPDTLLFLTRTYRAWGPFYHRSDLVRLTVTVRDRNESQLIVRASAQFYLRAVEDPVPYQQFFRTLEQAIFLEGHTVE; translated from the coding sequence ATGACCAACAACCAATCGCTCAATTCGCGAAGATCTTTGCAAATGCTGCTGCCGACAGTGGTCGCCGGAGCAGTGCTGCTCACCGCCTGCTCTCCCTACGAAATGCGGCACGACAATCAATCGGACGCACGAACGCAGATCTGGTTGTCCGAGGAGAGTCAGGTCAAGGTCCGGGCTGCACAGACGCGTGTGTTCGACACCAAAGACCGGCGGAAGATGCTCCAGGCGATCATCATGACCTTGCAGGACCTGAACTGCAAGATCGACGTGCTCGATGAAGAACTAGGGATCGTATCTGCCAAGAAATATCTCGACCTCGAGCAACCGACTTTCCTTGATCCATCCTATGTCCTCTACCGTCCAGATACGCTCCTGTTTCTGACCAGAACCTACCGAGCCTGGGGCCCGTTCTATCATCGGAGTGACCTCGTGCGGCTGACCGTCACCGTCCGTGACCGCAACGAGTCGCAGCTCATCGTCCGCGCCAGCGCGCAGTTCTATCTTCGCGCCGTCGAAGACCCTGTGCCCTATCAGCAGTTCTTTCGGACTCTGGAGCAAGCAATCTTCCTGGAAGGGCACACCGTCGAATAA
- a CDS encoding ABC-type transport system, ATPase component: MLLSCELLEKSYGIKPLFTGLSIGLCDGDHVGLIGPNGSGKSTLLKILAGLEQPDSGTRSVRRQVRIGYVPQEPSFGEQHSVEDVLTQVLLDEGFDPHEQGGRIAKALSLSGFVGSDQVVSTLSGGWRKRLAIARSLMLEPDVLLMDEPTNHLDVEGILWLEGLLKAEPHAFIVISHDRQFLESVTTRVWELNRRYANGVFQANGRYSEFLEQRDAALQAQADYQSSLANRVRREVEWLRRGPKARTTKAKARIDSAGRLIEELQDMESRRPQGSAGIDFTASGRKSKQLLVAKGLEKALSGKAILSDLDMLLGPGERIGLLGPNGSGKTTLLKLLAGTLKPDRGSITRADRLRVVTFEQHRESLDQQATLRRALAPAGGDAVVYQDRSVHLVSWAKRFLFAPEQLDLPVSRLSGGEQARLLIAQLMLQPADLLILDEPTNDLDIPTLDVLEDSLLEFAGALVLVTHDRWLLDRVSTRLLALDGMGRAEWFADYAQWEAAQSKKASEENRPSSPRDRARTSSKKRKGFSYNEQKEWDQIEAKILAAEKMAAACHAGVNDPTIVASAEVLQERYAALHAAQAEVERLYKRWAELDEKRAELIGGAQL, encoded by the coding sequence ATGTTGCTCAGTTGCGAGTTGCTTGAGAAGAGTTACGGGATCAAACCGTTGTTCACCGGTCTGTCGATCGGACTCTGCGACGGCGATCATGTCGGATTAATCGGACCCAACGGCTCTGGAAAGTCCACGTTGCTTAAGATATTGGCCGGCCTCGAACAACCGGACAGCGGCACTCGATCGGTGCGGCGGCAAGTTCGCATCGGCTATGTTCCCCAAGAGCCTTCATTTGGCGAGCAGCATTCAGTCGAAGACGTATTGACTCAGGTTTTGCTCGATGAAGGGTTTGATCCGCATGAGCAGGGTGGTCGAATAGCCAAGGCCCTGAGCCTCAGCGGATTTGTCGGTTCGGACCAGGTTGTCTCGACGTTGTCGGGAGGATGGAGAAAGCGGCTCGCGATTGCGCGGTCGCTGATGCTGGAACCAGACGTGCTGCTTATGGATGAGCCGACGAACCACCTGGATGTCGAGGGCATCCTTTGGCTTGAAGGTCTGTTGAAGGCCGAGCCCCATGCCTTCATTGTCATCAGCCACGACCGGCAATTTTTGGAATCGGTGACCACCAGAGTTTGGGAATTAAACCGCCGATATGCCAACGGGGTCTTTCAGGCGAATGGTCGGTATAGCGAGTTTTTGGAGCAGCGCGACGCGGCGTTACAGGCGCAGGCGGATTATCAGTCGTCGCTGGCTAATCGTGTACGGCGTGAGGTGGAATGGCTCAGGCGAGGGCCCAAAGCCCGCACGACTAAAGCCAAGGCTCGGATCGATTCAGCAGGGCGGCTCATTGAAGAGCTTCAGGATATGGAGTCGCGACGGCCGCAAGGGTCGGCCGGGATTGACTTCACGGCCTCCGGACGAAAATCCAAACAATTGTTGGTTGCGAAGGGGCTTGAGAAAGCACTCAGCGGCAAGGCGATCCTTTCCGACCTCGATATGTTGTTAGGCCCGGGCGAACGGATCGGCCTGCTTGGCCCCAACGGCAGCGGCAAAACAACGCTTCTGAAACTCTTGGCCGGTACGTTAAAGCCGGATCGCGGCTCCATCACACGCGCCGATCGGTTGCGAGTGGTGACCTTCGAGCAACATCGTGAGTCGTTGGACCAACAAGCGACCTTGCGACGCGCTCTGGCTCCAGCCGGCGGCGATGCCGTCGTCTATCAGGATCGATCTGTCCATCTCGTCTCATGGGCCAAGCGCTTTCTCTTTGCCCCTGAGCAACTGGATCTGCCGGTCTCGCGCCTCTCCGGTGGAGAACAGGCTCGGTTACTGATCGCGCAGCTGATGCTGCAACCCGCTGATCTCTTGATCCTCGACGAGCCGACGAATGACCTCGATATCCCGACGCTCGATGTGCTGGAAGACAGCTTGTTAGAATTTGCCGGAGCGCTTGTTCTGGTGACGCACGACCGCTGGCTCTTGGACCGTGTCTCCACCAGACTCCTTGCATTGGACGGGATGGGCCGTGCCGAGTGGTTCGCTGATTATGCTCAATGGGAAGCGGCCCAGTCGAAAAAAGCCTCGGAGGAAAACAGGCCATCGTCTCCACGAGACCGTGCGAGGACGAGTTCTAAGAAGCGGAAAGGCTTCTCGTACAACGAACAGAAGGAATGGGACCAGATTGAAGCGAAGATCCTGGCGGCGGAGAAGATGGCCGCGGCTTGCCACGCGGGGGTGAACGATCCGACGATCGTCGCATCCGCCGAAGTACTTCAAGAACGATACGCCGCGCTGCACGCCGCGCAGGCCGAGGTTGAGCGGCTATATAAGCGCTGGGCAGAGCTGGACGAGAAACGAGCGGAATTAATCGGCGGCGCGCAACTCTAG
- a CDS encoding hypothetical protein (conserved protein of unknown function): MPKRVRTGLTRSDILDRYVERFKQQLVKFQPFLSRKRGSSSLEDFDEAAEELISQVFGGASDESEAYFFAKTGESALLPEEAQENGTHDVEREGLHQRRQVLESCLADLELRRRLQATRQGKGAERTLVSDYMSHDVRSIHKEATIKQAGQLLQKHKIGSLIVDDGSRYIGIITESDLTRRAVAKGLDPNSTSIASCMSRSLVTIEEDESLAEARSLMKKHGIRHLPVTADATIIGVLSVSDILRAFEEPKSS, from the coding sequence ATGCCGAAGCGAGTGCGAACAGGGCTGACGCGAAGTGACATTCTCGATCGGTATGTCGAGCGGTTCAAGCAGCAGCTCGTGAAATTCCAGCCATTCCTCTCACGCAAGCGCGGGTCATCTTCGCTCGAAGATTTCGACGAGGCCGCCGAAGAGCTGATCAGCCAGGTGTTCGGAGGTGCGTCCGATGAATCGGAGGCCTATTTCTTTGCGAAAACCGGGGAGTCGGCGCTCCTTCCGGAAGAAGCGCAGGAAAATGGAACCCACGATGTCGAACGTGAAGGCCTTCATCAACGTCGACAAGTACTGGAAAGTTGCCTGGCTGACCTCGAATTGCGTCGTCGGTTGCAGGCAACCAGGCAGGGCAAAGGGGCAGAGCGAACACTCGTCTCAGACTACATGTCGCACGATGTAAGGAGTATCCATAAGGAAGCGACGATCAAGCAAGCGGGGCAGCTCTTGCAGAAGCACAAAATCGGCTCCCTGATTGTGGACGATGGATCCCGCTATATAGGGATCATCACCGAATCGGACCTCACCCGCAGAGCGGTTGCAAAGGGCCTTGACCCCAATTCTACAAGCATCGCCTCCTGCATGAGCCGGTCTCTCGTCACGATCGAGGAAGACGAATCGTTGGCCGAGGCCAGATCGCTCATGAAGAAGCACGGCATCCGGCATCTTCCCGTGACCGCAGACGCTACGATCATTGGAGTCCTCTCCGTCTCCGATATTCTCCGCGCTTTCGAAGAGCCGAAATCGTCGTAA